A DNA window from Candidatus Aminicenantes bacterium contains the following coding sequences:
- a CDS encoding cold-shock protein, giving the protein MLKGKVKWFDAKKGYGFIHGEDGKDIFVHHSAIISQEGFKTLEEGQDVTFEVIQEDKGPKAANVKAAE; this is encoded by the coding sequence ATGTTAAAAGGAAAAGTGAAATGGTTTGATGCCAAGAAGGGGTACGGTTTCATCCACGGCGAAGACGGCAAAGACATCTTTGTCCATCATTCGGCCATCATCTCCCAGGAAGGATTCAAGACCCTCGAAGAAGGACAGGACGTGACGTTCGAAGTCATTCAGGAAGACAAGGGACCCAAAGCCGCCAACGTCAAAGCGGCCGAATAA